In a genomic window of Saccharomyces kudriavzevii IFO 1802 strain IFO1802 genome assembly, chromosome: 2:
- the HMT1 gene encoding protein-arginine omega-N methyltransferase HMT1 (similar to Saccharomyces cerevisiae HMT1 (YBR034C); ancestral locus Anc_3.233), with protein MSKTAVQESATEKAKLSETEQHYFNSYDHYGIHEEMLQDTVRTLSYRNAIIQNKDLFKDKIVLDVGCGTGILSMFAAKHGAKHVIGVDMSSIIEMAKELVELNGFGNKITLLRGKLEDVHLPFPKVDIIISEWMGYFLLYESMMDTVLYARDHYLVEGGLIFPDKCSIHLAGLEDSQYKDEKLNYWQDVYGFDYSPFVPLVLHEPIVDTVERSKVNTTSDRLIEFDLNTVKLSDLAFKSKFKLTAKRQDMINGVVTWFDIVFPAPKGKRPVEFSTGPHAPYTHWKQTIFYLPDDLDAESGDTIEGELICSPNERNNRDLNIKISYKFECNGIDGNSRSRKNNGSYLMH; from the coding sequence atgagCAAGACAGCTGTGCAGGAATCCGCAACGGAAAAGGCTAAGCTTAGTGAAACCGAACAACACTACTTTAATTCGTACGATCATTATGGTATTCACGAAGAAATGCTTCAAGATACCGTCCGTACTCTGTCTTACAGAAACGCAATCATCCAAAACAAAGATTTATTCAAGGACAAGATTGTTCTAGACGTTGGTTGTGGTACCGGTATTCTATCCATGTTTGCTGCCAAGCATGGTGCTAAGCATGTCATCGGTGTTGATATGTCGAGCATCATAGAAATGGCAAAAGAGTTGGTAGAATTGAACGGCTTCGGTAACAAGATCACTTTGCTAAGAGGTAAATTGGAGGACGTCCATTTGCCCTTCCCTAAAGTCGATATCATAATATCTGAATGGATGGGTTATTTCTTATTGTACGAGTCCATGATGGACACCGTTCTTTATGCTAGAGACCACTATTTGGTGGAAGGCGGTTTGATTTTCCCCGACAAGTGCTCCATCCATTTGGCAGGTCTAGAAGACTCTCAGTACAAAGACGAAAAACTGAACTACTGGCAAGACGTTTATGGGTTCGACTATTCTCCATTTGTTCCATTGGTTTTACACGAACCAATTGTCGATACAGTGGAAAGAAGTAAGGTCAACACTACTTCGGACAGACTTATCGAATTCGACTTGAATACAGTGAAGTTATCAGATCTAGCGTTCAAGAgtaaattcaaattgaCTGCCAAGAGACAAGATATGATTAATGGTGTGGTCACCTGGTTCGACATCGTTTTCCCTGCACCAAAGGGCAAGAGACCCGTCGAGTTCTCCACTGGTCCTCATGCTCCGTACACTCACTGGAAACAAACAATCTTTTACTTACCCGATGACTTAGACGCTGAATCAGGCGACACAATTGAAGGTGAGTTGATTTGCTCTccaaatgaaagaaataacaGAGATTTGAACATCAAAATTTCTTACAAGTTCGAATGCAATGGCATTGACGGTAATTcaagaagcagaaaaaaCAATGGTTCTTACTTGATGCATTAA
- the CSG2 gene encoding mannosylinositol phosphorylceramide synthase regulatory subunit (similar to Saccharomyces cerevisiae CSG2 (YBR036C); ancestral locus Anc_3.227): protein MSTTLLWFSSVIGYVIQTKCLSNIQSRKEIPAGPNGTIATPEASSENGNSGSLTFYLTFMYFASWLLLVPVSRLWKNMRPMLVSDSESNRSSPFDSVNGESANDGGVDTLPHVLDEPQPRIAVQQQKQKIVSVATIKYVAKLTVLALIMIVANLTYNMALSLSPAFDVALIQNTAIFEIVTLLYGVCGISRKNYVFRNFLIMMNAVIGILIISYTKATCDMLAGKLSVNPNTGELSDPFLFDRLKGALICGLGALIMGPFAVLWNRWFCSNISKNENSAVVLVKQSTHMALIGIIGMIILLPFIPKLPSRESLESISLLYNDKSFWVSLLGSIIFGSLPNLISILELNRKAPAEYLTTCNLGAIIFMGLAEWICEPTQTTIVRWEVIGYIMLTVSLLVLSVTLGEGKYHF from the coding sequence ATGTCAACTACTCTACTTTGGTTTTCAAGTGTAATAGGCTACGTGATTCAAACGAAATGTTTGTCCAATATACAATCCAGGAAGGAGATCCCTGCGGGGCCCAATGGTACGATCGCGACACCCGAGGCTAGCAGCGAAAACGGCAACTCAGGCTCACTGACCTTTTATCTGACCTTCATGTACTTTGCCTCGTGGTTGCTTCTGGTACCTGTATCTCGACTTTGGAAGAACATGAGACCGATGCTTGTTTCTGATTCAGAATCGAACAGAAGTTCTCCATTCGACAGTGTCAACGGCGAATCTGCAAATGACGGAGGCGTCGACACGCTGCCACACGTGTTAGACGAACCTCAACCACGCATCGCAGTCCAGCAacagaagcaaaaaatCGTATCTGTCGCTACGATTAAATATGTGGCGAAGCTAACTGTGTTGGCCCTCATAATGATTGTTGCAAACTTGACGTATAATATGGCTTTGTCATTATCGCCAGCTTTTGACGTTGCCTTGATACAAAACACTGCCATTTTCGAAATTGTCACTTTGCTATATGGTGTTTGTGGGATTTCCAGGAAAAACTATGTTTTCCGTAACTTTCTCATCATGATGAACGCAGTTATTGGCATTTTAATCATCTCATACACAAAGGCCACCTGTGACATGCTTGCCGGTAAGCTATCTGTTAATCCTAATACGGGAGAACTTTCAGACCCCTTCTTATTTGACAGATTAAAAGGTGCTTTGATTTGCGGTCTTGGTGCCTTGATCATGGGTCCATTTGCCGTTTTATGGAACCGTTGGTTCTGCAGTAACATCtcaaaaaacgaaaactCCGCTGTAGTCTTAGTCAAGCAGAGCACTCATATGGCCCTGATCGGCATTATTGGTATGATAATACTTTTACCCTTCATTCCTAAATTACCCTCTCGCGAGTCGTTGGAATCCATTTCCCTTCTATACAACGACAAGAGCTTTTGGGTTTCTTTACTGGGCTCCATTATCTTCGGCTCTCTACCAAACTTGATATCGATACTTGAGTTGAACCGGAAAGCACCTGCTGAATACTTGACGACATGCAATCTGGGCGCTATTATCTTTATGGGTTTGGCTGAATGGATCTGCGAACCTACCCAAACCACTATCGTTAGATGGGAAGTCATTGGATATATTATGCTGACTGTGAGTTTGTTGGTGTTATCTGTAACACTTGGGGAAGGCAAATACCATTTTTAG
- the PDX3 gene encoding pyridoxamine-phosphate oxidase PDX3 (similar to Saccharomyces cerevisiae PDX3 (YBR035C); ancestral locus Anc_3.236), whose translation MTKQSEETQKPIIFAPETYQYDKFTLNEKQLTDDPIDLFTKWFDEAKEDPRETLPEAITFSSAELPSGRVSSRILLFKELDHRGFTIYSNWGTSRKARDIATNPNAAIVFFWKDLQRQVRVEGFTEHVNRETSERYFKTRPRGSKIGAWASRQSDVIKNREELDELTQHNTERFKDSEDIPCPDYWGGLRIVPLEIEFWQGRPSRLHDRFVYRRKTENDQWEVVRLAP comes from the coding sequence ATGACTAAGCAATCAGAAGAGACACAGAAGCCAATCATCTTCGCGCCCGAAACGTACCAATACGATAAGTTcactttgaatgaaaagCAACTCACGGACGATCCTATTGATCTCTTCACAAAATGGTTTGACGAGGCCAAGGAAGACCCCAGAGAGACGTTACCGGAAGCGATCACTTTTTCGTCCGCGGAGCTACCTAGTGGGAGGGTTTCCTCTagaattcttctttttaagGAACTCGACCATAGAGGCTTCACCATCTATTCTAACTGGGGGACATCTAGAAAAGCCCGCGACATTGCTACAAACCCAAACGCAGCAATCGTGTTCTTCTGGAAGGACCTGCAAAGACAGGTGAGAGTAGAAGGTTTCACGGAGCACGTTAACAGAGAAACTTCTGAGAGATACTTCAAGACAAGACCCCGCGGGTCCAAGATCGGTGCATGGGCCTCACGCCAATCGGACGTTATTAAGAACAGAGAGGAACTGGACGAGCTGACTCAGCACAACACCGAGCGTTTCAAGGACTCTGAAGACATCCCATGTCCAGATTATTGGGGCGGGTTGAGAATCGTCCCATTGGAGATCGAGTTCTGGCAAGGTAGACCTTCCAGGTTGCATGATAGATTTGTttacagaagaaaaacagaaaaCGACCAATGGGAAGTCGTTAGACTGGCCCCATGA
- the CHS2 gene encoding chitin synthase CHS2 (similar to Saccharomyces cerevisiae CHS2 (YBR038W); ancestral locus Anc_3.224), giving the protein MTRNPFMVEPSSGSPGRRGASNLSRFYTNTSSNSRWANASEESLDEGNDQSNVFQGLPPSPSRAALRYSPDRRHRTQFYRDSAHNSPVAPNRYAANLQESPKRAGEAVIHLGDGGSLYARDNAEPSADTYHLSPQQPPSNNLFGSGRLYSQSSKYTVSTSSTTAPSLTEADDEKEKYLTSTASYDDQSTIFSADTFNETKFELNHPTRQQYVRRANSESKRRMVSDLPPPSKKKALLKLDNPIPRGLLDTLPRRNSPEFTEMRYTACTVEPDDFLKEGYTLRFAEMNRECQIAICITMYNEDKYSLARTIHSIMKNVAHLCKREKSHVWGPNGWKKVSVILISDGRAKVNQGSLDYLAALGVYQEDMAKASVNGDPVKAHIFELTTQVSINADLDYVSKDIVPVQLVFCLKEENKKKINSHRWLFNAFCPVLQPTVVTLVDVGTRLNSTAIYRLWKVFDMDSNVAGAAGQIKTMKGKWGLKLFNPLVASQNFEYKISNILDKPLESVFGYISVLPGALSAYRYRALKNHEDGTGPLRSYFLGETQEGRDHDVFTANMYLAEDRILCWELVAKRDAKWVLKYVKEATGETDVPEDVSEFISQRRRWLNGAMFAAIYAQLHFYQIWKTKHSVVRKFFLHVEFLYQFIQMLFSWFSIANFVLTFYYLAGSMNLVIKHGEALFIFFKYLIFCDLASLFIISMGNRPQGAKHLFITSMIILSICATYSLVCGFVFAFKSLASGTESHKIFVDIVISLLSTYGLYFFSSLMYLDPWHMFTSSIQYFLTLPAFTCTLQIFAFCNTHDVSWGTKGSTQESKQLSKAIVVQGPDGKQIVETDWPQEVDKKFLEIKSRLKEPEFEEPSGNEKQSKNDYYRDIRTRIVMIWMLSNLILIMSIIQVFTPQDTDNGYLIFILWSVAALAAFRVVGSMAFLFMKYLRIIVSYRNKVEGSGSWEVSKLDLSNVFNKKG; this is encoded by the coding sequence ATGACAAGAAACCCGTTCATGGTGGAGCCTTCGAGTGGCTCCCCCGGCAGACGTGGTGCTTCAAACCTCTCAAGATTTTATACAAACACCAGCAGCAACTCTCGGTGGGCCAACGCAAGTGAGGAGAGCTTGGATGAGGGCAATGACCAGTCGAACGTGTTCCAGGGCCTTCCGCCGTCTCCCTCGAGAGCAGCATTGAGATACTCTCCAGATCGTCGTCATAGAACTCAGTTTTACCGTGACAGCGCTCATAATTCGCCCGTCGCTCCCAACAGGTACGCTGCTAATTTGCAGGAGTCTCCCAAGCGGGCAGGTGAAGCTGTTATACACCTGGGTGACGGTGGCAGTCTATATGCTCGTGATAATGCAGAACCATCGGCAGACACCTACCATCTATCACCACAACAACCGCCCAGTAACAATCTGTTTGGCAGTGGCAGGTTGTATTCCCAAAGCTCGAAATATACGGTGTCTACTTCCTCTACTACGGCACCTTCGCTGACAGAGgcagatgatgaaaaggaaaaataccTCACTTCGACGGCTTCTTATGACGATCAGTCTACTATTTTCTCTGCTGACACTTTCAATGAAACGAAATTCGAGTTAAACCATCCAACAAGACAGCAATATGTAAGACGTGCCAATTCTGAgagcaaaagaagaatggtCTCAGACTTGCCTCCCCCcagcaagaaaaaggcaCTACTGAAGCTAGATAATCCAATACCAAGGGGGTTGCTAGACACTTTGCCCCGGAGGAATTCCCCTGAGTTCACAGAAATGAGATATACAGCTTGTACTGTGGAACCGGACGATTTCCTGAAGGAAGGCTACACTTTGAGATTTGCGGAGATGAACAGAGAATGTCAAATTGCAATCTGTATTACCATGTACAATGAAGACAAGTATTCGCTGGCAAGAACTATTCATTctataatgaaaaatgttgCACATCTTTGTAAACGTGAAAAATCCCATGTCTGGGGTCCCAACGGCTGGAAAAAGGTCTCTGTTATTTTGATTAGTGATGGCAGAGCTAAGGTCAACCAGGGATCCCTGGATTACTTAGCTGCTTTGGGTGTCTATCAGGAAGACATGGCCAAGGCGTCTGTCAATGGTGATCCAGTGAAGGCGCACATCTTTGAATTGACGACTCAGGTCTCCATCAATGCGGATCTGGACTACGTTTCGAAAGACATTGTCCCCGTACAACTGGTTTTCTGTCttaaggaagaaaataagaagaagatcaaTTCTCATCGTTGGTTGTTTAACGCATTTTGTCCCGTTTTGCAACCCACTGTCGTCACTTTGGTCGATGTTGGTACACGTCTGAATAGTACTGCAATTTACAGGTTATGGAAGGTTTTTGATATGGATTCAAACGTCGCGGGAGCTGCTGGTCAAATCAAGACCATGAAGGGTAAATGGGGGTTGAAACTCTTCAATCCATTAGTCGCATCGCAAAATTTTGAGTACAAGATCTCGAATATCTTGGATAAACCTCTAGAAAGCGTTTTCGGTTACATATCTGTTCTTCCTGGTGCCTTATCCGCATATAGATATAGGGCGTTGAAAAACCACGAAGATGGAACTGGGCCTCTAAGGTCTTATTTCCTTGGTGAAACTCAAGAGGGGAGAGACCATGATGTATTTACTGCAAACATGTATTTGGCTGAAGACAGAATTCTTTGTTGGGAACTGGTCGCCAAGAGAGATGCTAAATGGGTTTTGAAATATGTCAAGGAAGCCACCGGTGAAACGGATGTTCCTGAAGATGTTTCCGAATTTATTTCTCAGAGAAGACGTTGGTTAAATGGTGCAATGTTTGCTGCAATTTATGCTCAATTGCATTTCTATCAAATCTGGAAAACTAAACATTCTGTTGTACGAAAATTCTTCCTACATGTTGAATTTCTTTACCAGTTCATTCAAATGCTCTTTTCCTGGTTTTCGATTGCAAATTTTGTCCTGACTTTCTATTATCTGGcaggatcaatgaatctGGTGATTAAACATGGCGAAgctttattcatttttttcaagtatttgATCTTTTGTGATTTGGCAAGTTTGTTCATTATTTCCATGGGTAATAGGCCTCAAGGTGCGAAGCATCTATTCATTACGTCTATGATTATACTGTCTATCTGTGCTACATATTCATTGGTTTGTGGGTTTGTCTTTGCCTTCAAGTCATTGGCCTCTGGTACAGAATCACACAAAATTTTCGTCGACATTGTTATCTCATTGTTATCCACCTATGGtctttactttttctcATCACTCATGTACCTTGATCCTTGGCACATGTTTACATCATCTATACAGTACTTCTTGACACTTCCCGCCTTTACATGTACTCTACAGATTTTTGCCTTCTGCAATACACACGACGTTTCTTGGGGTACTAAAGGATCCACGCAGGAATCCAAGCAATTGTCCAAAGCCATCGTGGTTCAAGGTCCAGATGGTAAACAAATCGTGGAAACAGATTGGCCTCAAGAGGTTGATAAGAAGTTTttggaaataaaaagtCGTTTGAAGGAGcctgaatttgaagaaccaAGCGGTAACGAAAAGCAATCCAAAAACGATTATTACAGAGACATAAGAACCAGGATTGTGATGATATGGATGTTATCGAATCTGATACTAATTATGTCCATCATTCAAGTCTTCACACCACAAGATACCGACAACGGttatttgattttcattttatgGTCGGTGGCCGCTTTAGCTGCCTTTAGAGTGGTCGGTTCTATGGCCTTTTTGTTCATGAAATATCTGCGTATAATAGTAAGCTACAGGAATAAAGTGGAAGGTAGTGGATCTTGGGAAGTTTCCAAATTAGACTTATCGAACGTTTTCAACAAGAAGGGTTAA
- the FIG1 gene encoding Fig1p (similar to Saccharomyces cerevisiae FIG1 (YBR040W); ancestral locus Anc_3.242), producing the protein MVAVSVIWFFTKRMPRVFALIFNLVSIFLLIFLLIGCYNSSNQSTFLVKYTFDGNSPFYSIIEKSYEKSNTTLGLEKVIIRSGYMGVCIDNIPSQYSAYNNMVTFSNTICYPRKDLSSVPLYKDLEIQLSNIASSSSKTQSSVVLNILKLAQLTSVNVVHPYVLMASVILTILMFLFILYAVVPKLPFKLAVNKFLLLLSPVLVLIWGIGAIWTHVGINASYRLIPSASMNIISVKKGKKAATMAWFSFAFLLIDSIILWLIFLRDRKSLKDEIDNVPCAQNRYNNYSSDSSTLQSKV; encoded by the coding sequence atggTGGCTGTTTCAGTAATTTGGTTTTTCACCAAACGTATGCCTAGAGTATTTGCTTTGATTTTCAACTTGGtttcaatatttcttttgatctttcttttaatcGGCTGCTATAATTCCTCAAATCAATCAACCTTCTTAGTCAAATATACATTTGATGGCAACTCACCCTTTTATTCAATCATAGAAAAGTcatatgaaaaatcaaacacGACATTAGGTCTGGAGAAAGTAATTATAAGATCTGGTTACATGGGTGTCTGCATCGACAACATCCCCTCCCAATATAGTGCATATAATAACATGGTGACATTTTCCAATACGATTTGTTATCCAAGAAAGGATTTAAGCTCTGTTCCTTTGTATAAAGATTTGGAGATTCAACTATCCAATATTGCATCTTCCAGTTCTAAAACTCAGTCAAGTGTTGTTCTaaacattttgaaattggcTCAACTAACATCCGTTAACGTTGTACATCCATACGTTTTGATGGCATCTGTAATCTTAACGATCCTaatgtttttattcattCTATACGCAGTCGTCCCCAAACTACCATTCAAACTTGCTGTtaataaatttcttttgttgcTGAGCCCAGTTTTGGTTTTGATTTGGGGAATTGGTGCTATCTGGACACATGTGGGTATAAATGCCAGTTATAGATTAATTCCCTCTGCAAGCATGAATATAATTTCTGTAAAGAAAGGTAAGAAAGCAGCGACAATGGCTTGGTTTAGTTTTGCATTTCTGCTAATAGACAGCATTATTCTATGGCTAATATTTCTGAGGGACAGAAAAAGCTTGAAGGATGAAATCGATAACGTCCCATGCGCACAGAATAGATATAACAACTATTCCTCGGATTCATCCACATTACAATCTAAGGTATAG
- the SCO1 gene encoding Cu-binding protein SCO1 (similar to Saccharomyces cerevisiae SCO2 (YBR024W) and SCO1 (YBR037C); ancestral locus Anc_3.225), whose product MLKLSRGVNQRLLHCGVTVQLRATRISGNGANLLAQRGFFSGTGLWQANGKKPLSRVPVGGTPIKDHGKVREGSIEFSTGKAIALFLAVGGALSYFFNREKRRLETQKEADANRGYGRPSLGGPFHLEDMNGNEFTEKNLLGKFSILYFGFSNCPDICPDELDKLGVWLNTLSSKYGITLQPLFITCDPARDSAAVLKEYLSDFHPSILGLTGTFDEVKNACKKYRVYFSTPPNVKPGQDYLVDHSIFFYLMDPEGEFVDALGRNYDEKTGVNKIVEHVKSYVPAEQRAKQQKAWYSFLFK is encoded by the coding sequence ATGTTAAAGTTATCAAGAGGTGTGAACCAGAGGCTGCTACATTGCGGCGTCACCGTTCAACTGCGGGCCACAAGAATTAGTGGCAACGGCGCTAATTTACTCGCTCAGAGGGGATTCTTCTCCGGCACTGGCTTGTGGCAAGCAAACGGCAAGAAACCATTGAGCAGAGTACCCGTGGGAGGTACGCCCATCAAAGATCACGGGAAGGTACGCGAAGGCTCGATAGAGTTTTCTACGGGGAAGGCGATTGCCCTGTTCCTAGCAGTGGGTGGGGCactttcttatttcttcaacaggGAGAAACGCAGACTGGAGACGCAGAAAGAAGCGGATGCTAACAGAGGATACGGGAGACCCTCACTAGGTGGACCCTTCCATCTGGAGGACATGAACGGCAACGAGTTTACGGAGAAAAACCTTTTGGGAAAGTTTTCTATTCTGTACTTCGGATTTAGCAACTGTCCTGATATCTGTCCAGATGAGCTAGACAAGCTGGGCGTGTGGCTCAATACTCTGTCCTCAAAATACGGTATCACGTTGCAGCCGCTGTTCATCACTTGCGACCCAGCAAGGGACTCCGCCGCCGTGTTGAAAGAGTACTTGAGCGACTTCCATCCCTCCATCCTGGGGTTGACGGGCACGTTCGACGAGGTGAAAAACGCGTGCAAGAAGTATAGGGTTTACTTCTCAACGCCACCAAACGTCAAGCCCGGCCAAGATTATCTGGTAGACCActccatcttcttctaccTCATGGATCCCGAGGGCGAGTTTGTGGACGCTTTGGGCAGGAACTACGACGAGAAGACGGGCGTGAACAAGATTGTGGAGCACGTTAAAAGCTATGTGCCTGCAGAGCAGCGCGCCAAGCAGCAGAAGGCATGGTACTCCTTCTTATTTAAATAA
- the ATP3 gene encoding F1F0 ATP synthase subunit gamma (similar to Saccharomyces cerevisiae ATP3 (YBR039W); ancestral locus Anc_3.241): protein MLSRIVSNNAMRSVMCHQAQVGILYKTNPVRTYATLKEVEMRLKSIKNIEKITKTMKIVASTRLSKAEKAKVSAKKMDEAEQLFYKNAQTKNLDVEATEDAAPKELIVAITSDKGLCGSIHSQLAKAVRRHLNDQPSADIVTIGDKIKMQLLRTHPDNIKLSINGIGKDAPTFQESALIADKLLSVMKAGTYPKISIFYNDPVSSLSFEPSSKPIFNAKTIEQSPSFGKFEIDTDANVPRDLFEYTLANQMLTAMSQGYAAEISARRNAMDNASKNAGDMINRYSILYNRTRQAVITNELVDIITGASSLG, encoded by the coding sequence ATGTTGTCAAGAATTGTATCTAACAATGCAATGCGTTCTGTGATGTGCCACCAAGCACAAGTGGGAATTCTCTACAAGACTAACCCAGTAAGGACCTATGCTACTTTGAAAGAAGTGGAAATGCGTTTAAAATCCATCAAGAATATTGAGAAGATCACAAAAACTATGAAGATTGTTGCCTCTACAAGATTGAGTAAAGCTGAAAAAGCTAAAGTTTCTGCAAAGAAGATGGATGAAGCCGAGCAGCTATTCTACAAGAACGCGCAGACCAAGAATTTAGATGTTGAGGCTACCGAAGATGCTGCCCCTAAGGAATTGATTGTTGCTATTACCTCTGATAAGGGGTTGTGTGGTTCCATTCACTCTCAATTGGCTAAAGCTGTGAGAAGGCATTTAAACGATCAGCCAAGTGCTGATATAGTTACCATTGGTGACAAGATCAAAATGCAACTCTTGAGAACTCATCCTGATAACATCAAATTGTCTATTAACGGCATTGGTAAGGACGCCCCAACTTTCCAAGAATCTGCGTTAATTGCTGATAAATTATTGAGTGTCATGAAAGCAGGTACCTATCCAAAGATTTCTATCTTTTACAATGATCCAGTCTCTTCACTGTCCTTTGAACCCTCTTCAAAGCCAATCTTTAACGCAAAGACCATTGAACAGTCTCCATCGTTCGGTAAGTTCGAAATTGACACGGACGCAAATGTTCCAAGGGATTTATTTGAATACACTTTGGCCAACCAAATGTTGACGGCGATGTCTCAAGGTTACGCTGCTGAAATTTCTGCTAGAAGAAACGCTATGGATAACGCCTCCAAGAATGCCGGTGATATGATTAACCGCTACTCCATCTTGTATAACAGAACGAGACAAGCTGTCATTACTAATGAATTGGTTGATATTATTACTGGTGCTTCCTCTTTGGGATga